The following are from one region of the Cyanobium gracile PCC 6307 genome:
- a CDS encoding DNA-directed RNA polymerase subunit gamma: MSNSNLRTENHFDYVKITLASPERIMQWGQRTLPNGQVVGEVTKPETINYRTLKPEMDGLFCEKIFGPSKDWECHCGKYKRVRHRGIVCERCGVEVTESRVRRHRMGFIKLAAPVSHVWYLKGIPSYVAILLDMPLRDVEQIVYFNCYVVLDKGDHKDLTYKQLLTEDEWLEIEDQIFAEDSEIENEPMVGIGAEALKQLLEDLDLEKEAEQLREDINNSKGQKRAKLIKRLRVIDNFIATNARPEWMVLDVIPVIPPDLRPMVQLDGGRFATSDLNDLYRRVINRNNRLARLQEILAPEIIVRNEKRMLQEAVDALIDNGRRGRTVVGANNRALKSLSDIIEGKQGRFRQNLLGKRVDYSGRSVIVVGPKLKMHQCGLPKEMAIELFQPFVIHRLIRQNIVNNIKAAKKLIQRADDEVMQVLQEVIEGHPILLNRAPTLHRLGIQAFEPKLVDGRAIQLHPLVCPAFNADFDGDQMAVHVPLAIEAQTEARMLMLASNNVLSPATGEPIITPSQDMVLGAYYLTAVDRDKAKPAFGDRSRTFADLEDVIAAFEEKHLSLHDWVWVRFNGEVESDDEDSEPVATDTLSDGTRVEQWKFRRDRFDEDGALISRYLLTTVGRVVINHTIIDAVAAS, from the coding sequence ATGTCCAACAGCAACCTCCGCACCGAAAACCACTTCGACTACGTGAAGATCACGCTCGCTTCCCCCGAGCGGATCATGCAGTGGGGGCAGCGGACGCTGCCCAACGGACAGGTGGTGGGTGAGGTCACCAAGCCGGAAACGATCAACTACCGCACGCTCAAGCCCGAGATGGACGGGCTCTTCTGCGAGAAGATCTTCGGCCCCTCCAAGGACTGGGAATGCCACTGCGGCAAGTACAAGCGGGTGCGGCACCGCGGCATCGTCTGTGAGCGCTGCGGTGTGGAAGTGACCGAGAGCCGGGTGCGGCGCCACCGCATGGGCTTCATCAAGCTGGCGGCGCCGGTGAGCCATGTGTGGTACCTCAAGGGCATCCCCAGCTATGTGGCGATCCTGCTCGACATGCCCCTGCGGGACGTGGAGCAGATTGTCTACTTCAACTGCTACGTGGTGCTCGACAAGGGTGACCACAAGGACCTCACCTACAAGCAGCTGCTCACCGAGGACGAGTGGCTGGAGATCGAGGACCAGATCTTCGCCGAGGATTCCGAGATCGAGAACGAGCCCATGGTGGGCATCGGTGCCGAGGCCCTTAAGCAGTTGCTGGAGGACCTCGACCTCGAGAAGGAGGCCGAGCAGCTCCGCGAGGACATCAACAACTCCAAGGGCCAGAAGCGGGCCAAGCTGATCAAGCGCCTGCGGGTGATCGACAACTTCATCGCCACCAACGCCCGTCCCGAGTGGATGGTCCTGGATGTGATCCCGGTGATCCCCCCCGATCTGCGCCCCATGGTGCAGCTCGACGGCGGTCGTTTCGCCACCAGCGATCTCAACGACCTCTACCGGCGGGTGATCAACCGCAACAACCGCCTGGCCCGCCTCCAGGAGATCCTCGCCCCCGAGATCATCGTCCGCAACGAGAAGCGGATGCTGCAGGAGGCCGTCGATGCCCTGATCGACAACGGCCGCCGCGGCCGCACCGTGGTGGGGGCGAACAACCGGGCCCTCAAGTCGCTCAGCGACATCATCGAGGGCAAGCAGGGCCGCTTCCGCCAGAACCTGCTCGGCAAACGGGTCGACTACTCCGGCCGTTCTGTGATCGTGGTGGGCCCCAAGCTGAAGATGCACCAGTGCGGCCTGCCCAAGGAGATGGCGATCGAGCTGTTCCAGCCGTTCGTGATCCATCGCCTGATCCGCCAGAACATCGTCAACAACATCAAGGCGGCCAAGAAGCTGATCCAGCGCGCCGACGACGAGGTGATGCAGGTGCTGCAGGAGGTGATCGAAGGGCACCCGATCCTGCTCAACCGGGCCCCCACCCTGCACCGCCTCGGCATCCAGGCCTTCGAGCCCAAGCTGGTGGATGGCCGCGCCATCCAGCTCCATCCCCTGGTCTGCCCGGCCTTCAACGCCGACTTCGACGGTGACCAGATGGCTGTGCACGTGCCCCTGGCGATCGAGGCCCAGACGGAGGCCCGCATGCTGATGCTGGCCAGCAACAACGTGCTCTCCCCCGCCACCGGCGAGCCAATCATCACCCCCTCCCAGGACATGGTGCTCGGCGCTTATTACCTCACCGCCGTCGACCGGGACAAGGCGAAGCCCGCCTTCGGCGACCGCTCCCGCACCTTCGCCGACCTCGAGGACGTGATCGCCGCCTTCGAGGAGAAGCACCTCAGCCTGCACGACTGGGTCTGGGTGCGCTTCAACGGTGAGGTGGAGAGTGACGACGAGGACAGCGAGCCCGTCGCCACCGACACCCTCTCCGATGGAACCCGCGTCGAGCAGTGGAAGTTCCGCCGCGACCGCTTCGATGAGGACGGCGCCCTGATCAGTCGCTACCTGCTGACCACCGTGGGTCGGGTCGTCATCAACCACACGATCATCGACGCCGTGGCCGCCTCCTGA
- a CDS encoding DNA-directed RNA polymerase subunit beta' yields MTATPAKKISKKSAKAAADLAAANAAAAAAASALSKQAPPFRNRIIDKKALRNLVSWAYKHHGTAATAAMADELKDLGFHYATQAAVSISVDDLRIPGDKAVLLEEAEEQITATEERYRLGEITEVERHTKVIDTWTETNERLVAAVRRNFNDNDPLNSVWMMANSGARGNMSQVRQLVGMRGLMANPQGEIIDLPIRTNFREGLTVTEYVISSYGARKGLVDTALRTADSGYLTRRLVDVAQDVIVREEDCGTHRFIPINADERGRFGTKLVGRLAAQPVVDSDGVVIVDRNGEIDPAISAAIEKAAIATVMVRSPLTCEASRSVCRKCYGWALAHNELVDLGEAVGIIAAQSIGEPGTQLTMRTFHTGGVSTAETGVVRSLVDGVVEFGPKARVRDHRTPHGVEAKLAETDFTLTLKPSGKGKVQKIDITNGSILFVADGDPVAHDIILAQISSGSAVKKSVEKATKDVICDLAGQVRFEDVIQPREVTDRQGNITHKAQRLGRLWVFSGDVYNLPPNALPVVETDKPVTTGDVLAESRLQSEYGGAVRLRESTGDSREVQIVTASLTLKDCKLVGESSHTGESWHLEGKDNTRYLVKTQPGTKIGAGEVIAELTDDRFRTQTGGMVKFAPGLSIKKARSAKHGFEVSKGGTLLWIPQETHEINKDISLLMIEDGQWIEAGTEVVKDIFSQTAGIVTVTQKNDILREIIVRSGELHLVSDAKVLARYGEDGKMVNPGEEIAPGLKAEAMKFVEKVDTPEGGALLLRPVEEYAIPDAAHLPELSTVKQTGGPSLGLKATQRLTFKDGELIKSVEGVELLRTQLILETFDTTPQMTVDVEAVADKRAKTIERLQLVILETLLVRRDTLSDASHGSTHTELQVEDGITVKRGDVVATTQILCKEDGVVQLPDPVPGEPIRRLIVERADDTRSLDLGAAVPTVAVGDRIVDGDVLADGVISPCCGQVEAIDGQTLTIRLGRPYMVSPDSVLHVRDGELVQRGDGLALLVFERQKTGDIVQGLPRIEELLEARRPRESAVLCRKSGTVQIKQGEDDDSITVSVIETDDVITEYPILLGRNVMVSDGQQVSAGEMLTDGPINPHELLDCFFEDLRSRKPTMEAAQEAISKLQFRMVTEVQNVYKSQGVSISDKHIEVIVRQMTSKVRIEDAGDTTLLPGELIELRQVEQVNSAMGVTGGAPAEFTPVLLGITKASLNTDSFISAASFQETTRVLTEAAIEGKSDWLRGLKENVIIGRLIPAGTGFGGFEEELRAEAGPHPDILEEEAAGYRRNQNLRPDYTVEMPAPAATAAVLDDPSEEDLEATRSRHGIEAAASGFAAFARPTAEEGLEEELIADPAALEGLQEEGLLSDD; encoded by the coding sequence ATGACCGCCACCCCCGCCAAGAAGATCAGCAAGAAGAGCGCCAAGGCCGCCGCCGACCTCGCGGCCGCCAATGCCGCCGCGGCAGCGGCCGCCTCGGCCCTCAGCAAGCAGGCGCCGCCGTTCCGCAACCGGATCATCGACAAGAAGGCGCTGCGCAACCTGGTGTCCTGGGCCTACAAGCACCACGGCACCGCGGCCACCGCGGCGATGGCCGACGAGCTGAAGGACCTGGGCTTCCACTACGCCACCCAGGCGGCGGTCTCGATCTCGGTCGACGACCTGCGCATCCCCGGTGATAAGGCCGTGCTGCTGGAGGAGGCCGAGGAGCAGATCACGGCCACCGAGGAGCGCTACCGGCTCGGTGAGATCACCGAGGTGGAACGCCACACCAAGGTGATCGACACCTGGACCGAGACCAACGAGCGGCTGGTGGCAGCCGTGCGCCGCAACTTCAACGACAACGATCCACTCAACTCGGTGTGGATGATGGCCAACTCCGGCGCCCGGGGGAACATGTCCCAGGTGCGTCAGCTGGTGGGCATGCGCGGCCTGATGGCCAACCCCCAGGGGGAGATCATCGACCTGCCGATCCGCACCAACTTCCGTGAGGGGCTCACGGTCACCGAGTACGTGATCTCCTCCTACGGCGCCCGCAAGGGCCTGGTGGACACCGCCCTGCGCACCGCCGACTCCGGCTACCTCACCCGCCGTCTGGTGGATGTGGCCCAGGATGTGATCGTGCGGGAAGAGGATTGCGGCACCCACCGCTTCATCCCCATCAACGCCGATGAGCGGGGCCGCTTCGGCACCAAGCTGGTGGGCCGTCTGGCGGCCCAGCCCGTCGTCGACAGCGACGGCGTCGTCATCGTCGACCGCAACGGCGAGATCGACCCGGCGATCTCGGCCGCCATCGAGAAGGCGGCGATCGCCACCGTGATGGTGCGCTCCCCCCTCACCTGCGAGGCCTCCCGTTCGGTCTGCCGCAAGTGCTACGGCTGGGCCCTGGCCCACAACGAACTGGTCGACCTCGGCGAAGCCGTCGGCATCATCGCCGCCCAGTCCATCGGTGAACCGGGCACCCAGCTCACCATGCGCACCTTCCACACCGGTGGTGTGTCCACGGCCGAGACCGGCGTGGTGCGCTCCCTGGTGGATGGGGTGGTGGAATTCGGGCCCAAGGCCCGCGTGCGCGACCACCGCACCCCCCATGGCGTTGAGGCCAAGCTGGCCGAAACCGATTTCACCCTCACCCTCAAGCCCTCGGGCAAGGGCAAGGTGCAGAAGATCGACATCACCAACGGCTCGATCCTGTTCGTTGCCGATGGCGATCCCGTCGCCCACGACATCATCCTGGCCCAGATCTCCTCGGGCTCGGCGGTGAAGAAGAGCGTCGAGAAGGCCACGAAGGACGTCATCTGCGACCTGGCCGGCCAGGTGCGCTTTGAGGACGTGATCCAGCCCCGGGAGGTCACCGACCGCCAGGGCAACATCACCCACAAGGCCCAGCGCCTCGGCCGCCTCTGGGTGTTCAGCGGTGACGTCTACAACCTGCCGCCCAACGCCCTGCCCGTCGTCGAGACCGACAAGCCGGTGACCACCGGCGACGTGCTGGCCGAAAGCCGCCTGCAGAGCGAATACGGCGGCGCCGTGCGGCTGCGGGAGTCCACCGGCGATTCCCGCGAGGTGCAGATCGTCACCGCCAGCCTCACCCTCAAGGACTGCAAGCTGGTGGGCGAATCCAGCCACACCGGCGAGAGCTGGCACCTGGAGGGCAAGGACAACACCCGCTACCTGGTCAAGACCCAGCCCGGCACCAAGATCGGCGCTGGAGAGGTGATCGCCGAACTCACCGACGACCGCTTCCGCACCCAGACCGGCGGCATGGTGAAGTTCGCCCCCGGCCTCTCGATCAAGAAGGCCCGCTCCGCCAAGCACGGCTTCGAGGTGAGCAAGGGCGGCACCCTGCTGTGGATCCCCCAGGAAACCCACGAGATCAACAAGGACATCTCCCTGCTGATGATCGAGGACGGCCAGTGGATCGAGGCCGGCACCGAGGTGGTCAAGGACATCTTCAGCCAGACCGCTGGCATCGTCACCGTCACCCAGAAGAACGACATCCTGCGGGAGATCATCGTGCGCTCCGGTGAGCTGCACCTGGTCTCCGACGCCAAGGTGCTGGCCCGCTATGGCGAGGACGGAAAGATGGTCAATCCCGGCGAGGAGATCGCCCCCGGCCTCAAGGCCGAGGCGATGAAGTTCGTCGAGAAGGTGGACACCCCCGAGGGCGGCGCCCTGCTGCTGCGGCCCGTTGAGGAGTACGCCATCCCCGATGCCGCCCACCTGCCCGAACTGTCCACGGTCAAGCAGACCGGCGGTCCGTCCCTCGGCCTCAAGGCCACCCAGCGCCTCACCTTCAAGGACGGCGAGCTGATCAAGTCGGTGGAAGGGGTGGAACTGCTGCGCACCCAGCTGATCCTGGAAACCTTCGACACCACCCCCCAGATGACGGTGGATGTGGAGGCGGTGGCCGACAAGCGGGCCAAGACCATCGAGCGCCTGCAGCTGGTGATCCTGGAAACCCTGCTGGTCCGCCGCGATACCCTCTCCGACGCCAGCCACGGCTCCACCCACACCGAGCTGCAGGTGGAGGACGGCATCACCGTCAAGCGGGGCGACGTGGTCGCCACCACCCAGATCCTCTGCAAGGAGGACGGGGTGGTGCAGCTGCCCGATCCCGTCCCCGGCGAACCGATCCGCCGTCTGATCGTCGAGCGGGCCGACGATACCCGCAGCCTGGATCTCGGCGCGGCCGTCCCGACGGTGGCGGTGGGCGATCGCATCGTCGACGGTGATGTGCTCGCTGACGGGGTGATCTCCCCCTGCTGCGGCCAGGTGGAGGCCATCGACGGCCAGACCCTCACCATCCGCCTCGGCCGTCCCTACATGGTGTCGCCCGATTCGGTGCTCCACGTCCGCGACGGCGAACTTGTCCAGCGCGGTGATGGCCTGGCGCTGCTGGTGTTCGAGCGCCAGAAGACCGGCGACATCGTCCAGGGTCTGCCCCGGATCGAGGAACTGCTCGAGGCCCGCCGCCCGCGGGAATCGGCGGTGCTCTGCCGCAAGAGCGGCACCGTGCAGATCAAACAGGGCGAGGACGACGATTCGATCACCGTGTCGGTGATCGAGACCGACGATGTCATCACCGAGTACCCGATCCTGCTGGGCCGCAACGTGATGGTCTCCGATGGCCAGCAGGTGAGCGCCGGCGAGATGCTCACCGACGGTCCCATCAACCCCCACGAGCTGCTCGACTGCTTCTTCGAGGACCTGCGCAGCCGCAAGCCCACCATGGAGGCGGCCCAGGAGGCGATCTCCAAGCTGCAGTTCCGCATGGTGACGGAGGTGCAGAACGTCTACAAATCGCAGGGGGTCTCGATCAGCGACAAGCACATCGAGGTGATCGTGCGCCAGATGACCAGCAAGGTCCGCATCGAGGATGCCGGCGACACCACGCTGCTCCCCGGTGAGCTGATCGAGCTGCGTCAGGTGGAGCAGGTGAACTCCGCCATGGGCGTCACCGGCGGCGCTCCCGCCGAGTTCACCCCCGTGCTGCTGGGCATCACCAAGGCCTCGCTGAACACCGACTCGTTCATCTCGGCGGCCTCCTTCCAGGAGACCACCCGGGTGCTGACCGAAGCGGCCATCGAGGGCAAGAGCGACTGGCTGCGGGGCCTCAAGGAGAACGTGATCATCGGCCGCCTGATCCCCGCCGGCACCGGTTTCGGGGGCTTCGAGGAGGAGCTGCGCGCCGAGGCCGGACCCCACCCGGACATCCTCGAGGAGGAGGCCGCCGGCTACCGCCGCAACCAGAACCTGCGTCCCGACTACACCGTCGAGATGCCGGCTCCGGCCGCCACCGCCGCCGTGCTGGATGATCCCTCCGAGGAGGATCTGGAGGCCACCCGCAGCCGCCACGGCATCGAGGCGGCCGCCAGCGGCTTCGCTGCCTTCGCCCGTCCCACCGCCGAGGAGGGCCTGGAGGAGGAGCTGATCGCCGATCCGGCGGCCCTCGAGGGCCTGCAGGAGGAGGGGCTGCTCAGCGATGACTGA
- a CDS encoding chlorophyll a/b-binding protein — protein sequence MTDPALATPRAPSRPTPVPVRRLPRFGFHTHTERLNGRVAMLGFIALLAVEWKLGHGLLIWP from the coding sequence ATGACTGATCCCGCCCTCGCCACCCCTAGGGCCCCGTCCAGGCCCACCCCTGTGCCGGTGCGCCGGCTGCCGCGCTTCGGCTTCCACACCCACACCGAGCGCCTCAACGGCCGGGTGGCCATGCTCGGCTTCATCGCCCTGCTGGCGGTGGAGTGGAAACTGGGCCACGGCCTGCTGATCTGGCCCTGA
- the rlmN gene encoding 23S rRNA (adenine(2503)-C(2))-methyltransferase RlmN, giving the protein MAGPPPLLGMGQAALESWAGDQGQPAFRGRQLHDWIYSRGARSLEAITVLPKAWREGLAAAGTGIGRSALLHRSDARDGTTKLLLATADGLSLETVGIPSGDRLTVCVSSQVGCPMACRFCATGKGGLQRSLAVHEIVDQVLSIREAMDRRPSHVVFMGMGEPLLNTEAVLEAIACLCTDLGMAQRQITVSTVGVPRTLPTLAERALERLGRAQFTLAVSLHAPDQRLREELIPTAQAYPLEALLDDCRHYVAITGRRVSFEYILLGGVNDHPRQADALARLLRGFQSHVNLIAYNPIAEEDFRRPAPEAVEAFRTQLQRRHIAVSVRASRGLDQDAACGQLRRRLMDAPAG; this is encoded by the coding sequence ATGGCCGGGCCTCCCCCGCTGTTGGGGATGGGTCAGGCGGCCCTGGAGTCCTGGGCCGGTGACCAGGGTCAGCCGGCCTTCCGCGGCCGGCAGCTGCACGACTGGATCTACAGCCGGGGGGCCCGCAGCCTCGAGGCGATCACGGTGCTGCCCAAGGCCTGGCGCGAGGGGCTGGCGGCGGCGGGTACCGGCATCGGCCGCTCGGCCCTCCTGCACCGCAGCGACGCCCGGGACGGCACCACCAAGCTGCTGCTGGCCACCGCCGATGGCCTCAGCCTCGAGACCGTCGGCATCCCCAGCGGCGACCGGCTCACGGTCTGCGTCAGCAGCCAGGTGGGCTGCCCCATGGCCTGCCGCTTCTGCGCCACCGGCAAGGGGGGCCTGCAGCGCTCCCTGGCGGTGCACGAGATCGTCGACCAGGTGCTCAGCATCCGTGAGGCCATGGACCGGCGCCCCTCCCATGTGGTGTTCATGGGCATGGGCGAACCCCTCCTGAACACCGAAGCGGTGCTGGAGGCCATCGCCTGCCTCTGCACCGACCTGGGTATGGCCCAGCGCCAGATCACCGTCAGCACGGTGGGGGTGCCCCGCACGCTGCCCACCCTGGCGGAGCGGGCCCTCGAGCGGCTCGGCCGGGCCCAGTTCACCCTCGCCGTGAGCCTCCATGCCCCCGACCAGCGCCTGCGGGAAGAGCTGATCCCCACCGCCCAGGCCTACCCGCTGGAGGCCCTGCTGGACGACTGCCGCCATTACGTGGCGATCACCGGCCGGCGGGTGAGCTTCGAATACATCCTGCTGGGGGGCGTCAACGACCACCCCCGCCAGGCCGATGCCCTCGCCCGCCTGCTGCGGGGCTTCCAGAGCCACGTCAACCTGATCGCCTACAACCCGATCGCCGAGGAGGACTTCCGGCGCCCCGCCCCGGAGGCGGTGGAGGCCTTCCGCACCCAGCTGCAGCGGCGCCACATCGCCGTGAGCGTGCGGGCCAGCCGCGGCCTCGACCAGGACGCCGCCTGCGGCCAGCTGCGCCGCCGGCTGATGGACGCCCCGGCGGGGTGA
- a CDS encoding alpha/beta hydrolase, translating into MRALSIPPRALPALAVLLAGALAYGALCGLLFLRQRSLLYFPQPRAADAPGELLALPITGGPPGARVLVTVRRRPGPKALLYFGGNAEDVAWQLPRLEAAFPDHALYLLHYRGYGGSSGQPSERALFADALALFDRVRPDHGQIAVVGRSLGSAVAVHLAAHRPVDRLVLVTPFDSIEAVAARHYPLVPVGLLLQDKYRSAAAAPRIGTPTLLIAAERDEVIPRANTDALLSSFRPGVASLVVLPVEGHNAVEDSPRYLPLLQGFLRPDPSGEAPGESPQPPSRPAS; encoded by the coding sequence GTGAGGGCCTTGTCGATCCCGCCGCGCGCTCTCCCGGCCCTGGCGGTCCTTCTGGCCGGCGCCCTGGCCTACGGGGCCCTGTGCGGCCTGCTGTTCCTGCGCCAGCGTTCCCTGCTCTATTTCCCTCAGCCCCGCGCCGCCGATGCGCCCGGCGAGCTGCTGGCCCTGCCGATCACAGGCGGCCCGCCGGGGGCCCGGGTGCTGGTGACCGTCCGCCGCCGTCCCGGCCCGAAGGCGCTGCTGTACTTCGGCGGCAACGCCGAGGACGTGGCGTGGCAGCTGCCCCGGCTGGAGGCGGCGTTCCCGGACCACGCCTTGTACCTGCTGCACTACCGGGGCTACGGCGGCAGCAGCGGCCAGCCCTCGGAGCGGGCCCTGTTCGCCGATGCCCTCGCCCTGTTCGACCGGGTCAGGCCCGACCACGGGCAGATCGCCGTGGTCGGCCGCAGCCTGGGCAGCGCCGTGGCGGTGCACCTGGCGGCCCATCGGCCCGTCGACCGGCTGGTGCTGGTGACGCCGTTCGACAGCATCGAGGCGGTGGCGGCCCGCCACTATCCCCTGGTGCCGGTGGGACTGCTGCTGCAGGACAAGTACCGCTCCGCCGCGGCGGCTCCCCGGATCGGGACGCCCACCCTGCTGATCGCCGCCGAACGGGACGAGGTGATCCCCCGCGCCAACACCGACGCCCTGCTCTCCAGCTTCCGGCCAGGGGTGGCGTCCCTTGTGGTGCTGCCGGTGGAGGGGCACAACGCCGTGGAGGACTCCCCCCGGTACCTGCCTCTGCTGCAGGGGTTCCTCAGGCCCGATCCCTCCGGGGAAGCCCCGGGGGAAAGCCCTCAGCCGCCGTCGCGCCCCGCCTCGTAG
- a CDS encoding AmpG family muropeptide MFS transporter yields the protein MASPASSSVRPWRRLLAVAAEGVASGTPYMVGTKLLQGWLTASQIPLGLIGLLGLAELPYTLKMVWAPALDRWPLPWPDRRRGWLLVLQLTLVAVIGAMALLRPSTDPASLTAIGAMAVLLAVVSATQDIAVDAYRTDLLPDLERGAGAAASNLGYRTAMLAVGAGGFILAGRFDWPLAFLFSALLMLVVVPFTLTAPRLAPLAVPVSSLRQAVLGPAREFLHRSGGPRAVALLTLVLLYRWPDGLLGLMAVPFLIQKGFSPEVVGSVLAGWGIGATIVGTVLGGVLFGRLGMNRSLWLFALVGAAGNLAYWGLARFDGGMPALLMAVALENIGGGMVGAAFVALLMSLCNPRFSATQYALLSGVYALSRSLLAAPAGLVAERLGWPSFFLATTAAALPAFLLMLRLTPWNGQGVRGAYEAGRDGG from the coding sequence ATGGCCAGCCCTGCCTCCAGCAGTGTCCGCCCCTGGCGTCGCCTCCTGGCGGTGGCCGCCGAGGGGGTCGCCAGCGGCACCCCCTACATGGTGGGCACCAAGCTGCTGCAGGGCTGGCTCACCGCCAGCCAGATCCCTCTCGGCCTGATCGGCCTGCTCGGCCTGGCGGAGCTGCCCTACACGCTCAAGATGGTCTGGGCGCCGGCCCTCGACCGCTGGCCCCTGCCCTGGCCGGACCGCCGCCGCGGCTGGCTGCTGGTGCTGCAGCTCACCCTGGTGGCGGTGATCGGGGCCATGGCCCTGCTGCGGCCCTCCACCGATCCGGCCAGCCTCACGGCGATCGGGGCGATGGCGGTGCTGCTGGCGGTGGTCAGCGCCACCCAGGACATCGCCGTCGATGCCTATCGCACCGACCTGCTGCCCGACCTGGAGCGGGGCGCCGGGGCCGCCGCCTCCAACCTGGGCTACCGCACGGCGATGCTGGCGGTGGGGGCCGGCGGCTTTATCCTGGCCGGCCGCTTCGACTGGCCCCTGGCCTTCCTGTTCTCGGCCCTGCTGATGCTCGTGGTGGTGCCCTTCACCCTCACGGCGCCGCGGCTGGCACCCCTGGCGGTGCCGGTGAGCAGCCTGCGGCAGGCGGTGCTGGGGCCGGCGCGGGAGTTCCTGCACCGCAGCGGCGGCCCCCGGGCCGTGGCCCTGCTCACCCTGGTGCTGCTCTACCGCTGGCCCGACGGGCTGCTGGGCCTGATGGCGGTGCCGTTCCTGATCCAGAAGGGCTTCAGCCCGGAGGTGGTGGGGTCGGTGCTGGCGGGCTGGGGCATCGGCGCCACCATCGTCGGCACGGTGCTGGGGGGCGTGCTGTTCGGCCGGCTGGGCATGAACCGCTCCCTCTGGCTGTTCGCCCTGGTGGGGGCGGCGGGCAACCTGGCCTACTGGGGTCTGGCCCGCTTCGACGGCGGCATGCCGGCCCTGCTGATGGCGGTGGCCCTGGAGAACATCGGCGGCGGCATGGTGGGCGCCGCCTTCGTGGCGCTGCTGATGAGCCTCTGCAACCCCCGCTTCTCCGCCACCCAGTACGCCCTTCTCTCGGGGGTCTATGCCCTGAGCCGCTCCCTGCTGGCCGCCCCGGCCGGCCTGGTGGCCGAGCGCCTGGGCTGGCCGAGTTTCTTCCTGGCCACCACCGCCGCGGCCCTGCCGGCCTTCCTGCTGATGCTGCGGCTCACCCCCTGGAACGGCCAGGGGGTCCGCGGCGCCTACGAGGCGGGGCGCGACGGCGGCTGA
- a CDS encoding HEAT repeat domain-containing protein, giving the protein MPDDGLPFPETTHALALDPEVLARELAQELLGDPLDEIDSVAPSSSDVAAECDLGIELLKGGREERLQGLRIFCEHRDPRAIPLLLPLLKAGCPIVRMSAVYALGRNPHPLAVEPLLGLLAADDNGYVRKAVAWSLGNYPEAPVLNPLMRALELDIAAVRLWAASSLADAGATGVAKADPAAAQLLLSLRIDSEPAVRSNCAWSLGRLYTDLVEPRQRDVVEALLHTMLHDGDSTVRDEARMALEQLEQPEVLERLQTLVDEGLIS; this is encoded by the coding sequence ATGCCGGACGACGGCCTGCCCTTTCCCGAAACCACCCACGCGCTGGCCCTCGACCCGGAGGTGCTGGCCCGGGAACTGGCGCAGGAGCTCCTGGGTGATCCCCTCGATGAGATCGACAGCGTCGCCCCCTCCAGCTCCGACGTGGCCGCCGAGTGCGACCTCGGCATCGAGCTGCTGAAGGGGGGACGGGAGGAGCGCCTGCAGGGCCTGCGCATCTTCTGTGAGCACCGCGACCCCCGCGCCATCCCCCTGCTGCTGCCGCTGCTCAAGGCCGGCTGCCCGATCGTGCGGATGAGCGCCGTCTACGCCCTCGGCCGCAACCCCCACCCCCTGGCGGTGGAACCCCTGCTGGGCCTGCTGGCGGCCGACGACAACGGCTACGTGCGCAAGGCGGTGGCCTGGAGCCTTGGCAACTATCCCGAGGCCCCGGTGCTCAACCCGCTGATGCGGGCCCTGGAGCTCGACATCGCCGCGGTGCGGCTGTGGGCGGCCAGCTCCCTGGCCGATGCCGGTGCCACCGGCGTGGCCAAGGCCGACCCCGCCGCCGCCCAGCTGCTGCTGAGCCTCCGCATCGACAGCGAGCCGGCGGTGCGCAGCAACTGCGCCTGGTCGCTGGGGCGCCTCTACACCGACCTGGTGGAGCCGCGCCAGCGGGACGTGGTGGAGGCCCTGCTGCATACGATGCTGCACGACGGCGACTCCACCGTCCGGGACGAGGCCCGCATGGCCCTCGAGCAGCTGGAGCAGCCGGAGGTGCTGGAACGGCTGCAGACCCTGGTGGATGAGGGACTGATCAGCTGA
- a CDS encoding DUF2997 domain-containing protein has translation MAQRTIRFRIRPDGRVEELVEGVQGEGCSQLTERIEARLGSVQQRRSTSEAFQTPPLVLQDPQVVVQHHGP, from the coding sequence ATGGCCCAACGCACCATCCGCTTCCGCATTCGCCCCGACGGGCGCGTGGAGGAACTCGTGGAGGGCGTGCAGGGCGAGGGGTGCTCCCAGCTGACGGAGCGGATCGAGGCCCGGCTGGGCAGCGTGCAGCAACGACGCAGCACCTCGGAAGCGTTCCAGACGCCCCCCCTCGTTCTCCAGGACCCCCAGGTGGTCGTCCAGCACCACGGCCCCTGA